A genomic stretch from Hemibagrus wyckioides isolate EC202008001 linkage group LG20, SWU_Hwy_1.0, whole genome shotgun sequence includes:
- the LOC131370574 gene encoding myelin protein P0-like has product MLTLLVLTSVVLLSAAPQSEAIVVYTGWERHALVGSDIRLSCSFFSWRWTSDDVTFSWSYRPDGAKDSISIFHYTNGVPYVDNKGPFRDRLEFVGNPARRDGSILIRNLDFYDNGTFTCDAKNPPDIVGRPSSVRLLVFEKIPIQAGVITGAIIRVVLGLW; this is encoded by the exons ATGCTAACTCTATTGGTGCTCACATCTGTGGTGTTGCTCAGTGCAG ctccCCAGTCAGAGGCTATAGTAGTGTACACTGGCTGGGAGAGGCATGCTTTGGTAGGCTCAGATATTCGGCTTTCCTGCTCTTTCTTCTCATGGCGATGGACttctgatgatgtcactttCTCCTGGAGCTACAGGCCAGATGGGGCAAAAGACAGCATCTct attttcCACTACACAAATGGAGTTCCATATGTGGACAATAAAGGGCCATTCCGGGACCGCTTGGAGTTTGTGGGCAACCCAGCTCGCCGTGATGGCTCTATCCTGATCCGAAATCTCGACTTTTATGACAATGGAACCTTCACCTGTGATGCCAAGAACCCTCCAGACATAGTTGGTCGACCCTCCAGCGTACGACTTCTGGTATTTGAGAAAA TCCCAATTCAGGCTGGTGTGATCACAGGTGCGATTATTAGAGTGGTTTTGGGTTTGTGGTAA